The proteins below are encoded in one region of Paralysiella testudinis:
- a CDS encoding transporter substrate-binding domain-containing protein gives MKKLLAFSAVALLLAACSGQDKTNTAAASAASAPPATAGNDLLARIDNKGTITVGTEGTYAPFTYHDESGKLTGYDVEVTRAVAAKLGFTVDFKETQWDAMLAGLKAGRFDVVANQVSLTTPERQATFDKSADYSYSGPMALNRVGEKTFAGVADIKGQSAAQTLSSNYGEMAVANGAKVVPVDGMAQALTLVQQKRADLTLNDSLALLDYLKKNPQSGLQVAWRADSDGKLGAGFIVNKGNDKALAKISAAVEELRKDGTLKKLGEEFFGEDVSQK, from the coding sequence ATGAAAAAATTATTGGCATTTTCCGCCGTGGCCTTGCTGCTGGCGGCTTGCTCCGGCCAAGACAAAACCAACACCGCCGCGGCCAGTGCCGCTTCGGCACCGCCGGCCACAGCGGGCAATGATTTGCTGGCACGCATCGACAACAAAGGCACGATTACCGTGGGCACCGAAGGCACTTATGCGCCGTTTACCTACCACGACGAATCAGGCAAACTCACCGGCTATGATGTGGAAGTCACCCGCGCGGTGGCCGCCAAGCTCGGCTTTACGGTGGATTTTAAAGAAACCCAATGGGATGCCATGCTGGCCGGTTTGAAAGCCGGGCGCTTTGATGTGGTGGCCAACCAAGTGAGCCTCACCACGCCCGAGCGCCAAGCCACGTTTGATAAATCGGCCGATTACAGCTATTCCGGCCCGATGGCGCTGAATCGGGTGGGCGAAAAAACCTTTGCCGGCGTGGCCGATATTAAAGGCCAATCGGCTGCGCAAACCCTGAGCAGCAATTACGGCGAAATGGCGGTGGCCAACGGCGCCAAAGTGGTGCCGGTAGACGGGATGGCGCAAGCGCTCACGCTGGTGCAGCAAAAACGCGCCGACCTCACCCTCAACGATTCGCTGGCTTTGCTCGACTACTTAAAGAAAAATCCGCAATCAGGCCTGCAAGTGGCTTGGCGCGCGGATAGCGATGGCAAGCTGGGCGCCGGTTTTATCGTCAATAAAGGCAACGACAAGGCCTTGGCCAAAATCAGCGCAGCAGTGGAAGAGCTGCGTAAAGACGGCACTTTGAAAAAGCTGGGTGAAGAATTTTTTGGCGAAGATGTTAGCCAGAAATAA
- a CDS encoding fumarylacetoacetate hydrolase family protein, producing MKTIQLNDQALPVANIFCIGRNYHEHIRELDNAVPTEPVVFLKPTSALLAAGEDIVLPAFSNDVHYECELVVYIGRDAHNISAAEALAHVGGYAIGLDLTARDVQSAAKAQGLPWTQAKGFRGAACVSAFVAAAAVDDIQAQAFSLSVNGHTRQQGDSAQMILSVAQQIAYLSAVYGLQAGDLIYTGTPAGVGKMVAGDELHLRWPQQVEATFRVR from the coding sequence ATGAAAACCATCCAACTCAATGACCAAGCCTTGCCGGTGGCCAATATTTTCTGTATCGGCCGCAACTACCACGAGCACATCCGCGAGCTGGATAATGCCGTGCCCACCGAGCCGGTGGTGTTTTTAAAACCCACTTCGGCCTTGTTGGCAGCGGGCGAAGACATTGTTTTGCCGGCGTTTAGCAACGATGTGCATTATGAATGCGAGCTGGTGGTGTATATCGGGCGTGATGCGCACAACATCAGCGCTGCCGAGGCCTTGGCGCATGTGGGCGGCTACGCCATCGGCTTGGATTTAACCGCCCGCGATGTGCAAAGCGCAGCTAAGGCGCAAGGCCTGCCGTGGACGCAAGCCAAAGGTTTTCGCGGCGCGGCGTGTGTGTCGGCGTTTGTGGCGGCCGCGGCGGTAGACGATATTCAGGCACAGGCGTTTAGCCTGAGTGTCAACGGCCACACGCGCCAGCAGGGCGATAGTGCGCAGATGATTTTGTCGGTGGCGCAGCAAATTGCCTATTTATCGGCGGTGTACGGCTTGCAGGCGGGTGATTTGATTTACACCGGCACGCCGGCGGGCGTGGGCAAAATGGTGGCGGGCGATGAATTGCATTTGCGCTGGCCGCAGCAGGTGGAGGCCACGTTTCGCGTGCGCTAG